A window of the Dyadobacter pollutisoli genome harbors these coding sequences:
- a CDS encoding RagB/SusD family nutrient uptake outer membrane protein: MKKSYIKIIFSAVLLGTMVSCHELDVPVTSELTPDVFPTDESQFISAAGPAYVALRGNISVEYFHLQTLTSDEAIFPAKGGNWYNGAEFKDLHLHSWTKDHSTVTGNWTWLSTIIGTVNQSLAILETNMPEGTTKNQSLAELKMVRALAYFWMMDSFGNVPIITTYGDYSAHPNAKRAEVFAFLETEIKAALPDLSAAVDVSTYGRPTKYLAQALLAKMYLNAEVYTGSPRYADCIAACDEIINSGKFSLEPANSYLKMFYPDNGPAMKEFIFAIPFDATATNSFPFRATNLHSRYDIPRGMVAKFKMPFTPDAAVSTLPEFYKYFSDANDIRNKEWLTGLQYYDDGRPVTVTTTKKGYDQFYAGPDPSAPYTYQINLTPQVTLRQDVASFDVGNDELAWNMGYRNIKFHPDATSLNRNQNNDVPIFRYSDAILMKAEAIQRGGAATSGATALSLVNSIRTARQATAFASLTLESIYEERAREFVSEMWHRNDMIRFGKFENKWGYKTDSDVNKRIFPIPNSAMLLNPALVQNPGY; encoded by the coding sequence ATGAAAAAGTCATATATAAAAATAATCTTTTCAGCGGTTTTGCTAGGGACGATGGTTTCCTGTCACGAGCTGGATGTACCGGTAACTTCCGAGTTGACACCCGATGTTTTCCCAACCGACGAGTCACAGTTTATCAGCGCCGCCGGCCCGGCTTACGTGGCACTCCGCGGAAATATTTCGGTTGAGTACTTTCACTTGCAAACTTTAACATCCGACGAGGCAATTTTCCCGGCCAAGGGCGGAAACTGGTATAATGGTGCTGAATTTAAGGATTTGCATTTGCACAGCTGGACGAAAGATCACAGCACCGTGACTGGAAACTGGACATGGCTGAGCACCATTATTGGAACTGTTAACCAGTCATTGGCTATCCTGGAAACCAATATGCCCGAAGGGACCACTAAAAATCAGAGCCTGGCCGAACTTAAAATGGTGCGGGCGCTTGCTTACTTTTGGATGATGGACAGCTTTGGAAATGTGCCCATTATCACTACCTACGGGGATTACAGCGCGCATCCGAATGCGAAACGTGCAGAAGTGTTTGCATTTCTTGAAACCGAGATCAAAGCGGCGCTTCCTGATTTGAGTGCAGCCGTGGACGTTTCAACCTATGGTCGTCCGACCAAATACCTTGCGCAGGCGTTACTTGCCAAGATGTATCTGAATGCGGAAGTATACACTGGCTCGCCGCGTTATGCCGATTGTATTGCAGCATGCGATGAAATCATCAATTCCGGTAAATTCTCCCTGGAACCCGCCAATTCATATTTAAAAATGTTTTATCCTGATAATGGCCCGGCCATGAAGGAGTTCATTTTTGCCATTCCTTTCGATGCGACAGCAACCAATAGTTTCCCTTTCCGGGCAACCAACCTGCATTCGCGCTACGACATTCCAAGGGGAATGGTTGCCAAATTCAAGATGCCGTTTACGCCCGACGCAGCGGTGAGCACTTTACCGGAATTTTACAAGTATTTCAGCGATGCAAACGATATCAGAAACAAGGAATGGCTCACCGGTTTGCAATATTACGATGATGGCCGACCAGTGACCGTAACGACAACTAAAAAGGGTTACGACCAATTTTATGCCGGCCCGGATCCATCCGCTCCCTATACATATCAGATCAATCTCACGCCGCAAGTTACTTTGAGACAGGATGTTGCTTCTTTTGATGTGGGTAATGACGAACTGGCTTGGAACATGGGTTACCGCAATATAAAGTTCCATCCTGATGCTACTTCTCTGAACAGAAACCAAAATAACGATGTACCTATTTTTCGCTATTCAGATGCGATTTTGATGAAGGCAGAGGCGATCCAAAGAGGGGGAGCTGCTACTTCCGGGGCAACAGCATTGTCATTGGTTAATTCCATCAGGACCGCGCGGCAGGCAACCGCTTTTGCAAGCCTGACCCTTGAATCCATTTATGAAGAAAGAGCGCGCGAATTTGTTTCCGAAATGTGGCACCGGAATGACATGATCCGCTTTGGGAAATTTGAAAATAAATGGGGATACAAGACAGACTCCGATGTCAATAAGCGTATTTTCCCAATACCGAATTCCGCGATGCTTTTGAATCCTGCACTGGTGCAAAATCCAGGCTACTGA
- a CDS encoding alpha-N-acetylglucosaminidase, with amino-acid sequence MNHFHTVCSSLHFLGRGRWLCLVLGLVLMAQTLKAQVVVSSGKALIGRVIPSHALHFEVEELISKSGKDEFEIESKGGKIVLRGSSGVAVASALYHYLTEFAHCQITWNGTNLSLPDKLPAVPAKISKATVYNYRYNLNYCTFNYSMSWWDWERWQKEVDWMALHGINMPLAITGEEYTWLEVYKDMGFTENELKDFFSGPAYFGWFWMGNLDGWGGPLPLKWMESHKALQQQIVKRERELGMKPVLPAFTGHVPAAFKNKFPKAQLKATNWTNGFGDTYILDSQDPLFAEIGKKFLDKQTALYGTDHLYSADTFNENEPPTDDPEYLSKLSERIYDGMRQADPDAIWVMQGWLFYSDRKFWKAPQIEALLNAVPDDKMILLDLAAEIEPVWKRTGAFYGKPWIWNMLNNFGGNVNLFGRMEGVASGPAQAWADPDRKRLEGIGLTMEAIEQNPVMYELMMQHTWQTTPIDLDDWLKKYARNRYGKDDPDLVEAWQILRKTVYNGKEIRDGAESIVTGRPTLDSTTVWTRTKLNYAPEDLLPAWDLFIKAANKGAKTDGFSYDLVDVSRQVLANYALAVQKKWVTAFRKKDRIAFKKYSREFIDLISDMDLLLATRKDFLLGPWISDARKWGGNAEEKALYEQNARDLITLWGDANSPLHEYSNRQWSGLLSDFYKVRWQKFFAMLNMALQDGSEPDFKSFEKNISLWEWRWVNEQKSFPVTAKGNSAETAIKLHAKYHQQISRDYKKVIH; translated from the coding sequence ATGAATCACTTTCATACAGTTTGTTCTTCTCTTCATTTTTTGGGGAGGGGCAGGTGGCTTTGTCTTGTCCTTGGTCTGGTTTTGATGGCGCAAACGTTAAAAGCGCAAGTCGTCGTAAGTTCGGGAAAGGCTTTGATAGGCCGGGTTATTCCTTCTCATGCCTTGCATTTCGAGGTAGAGGAACTGATTTCAAAATCGGGGAAAGACGAATTTGAAATCGAAAGTAAAGGGGGCAAAATCGTGCTTCGCGGTTCAAGTGGCGTTGCTGTGGCGTCGGCACTATACCATTATTTGACAGAATTTGCGCACTGCCAGATTACCTGGAATGGTACCAATTTATCCCTTCCTGACAAATTACCGGCTGTTCCTGCCAAAATTAGCAAAGCGACCGTATACAATTACCGTTACAACCTGAATTACTGCACTTTCAATTACAGCATGAGCTGGTGGGATTGGGAGCGCTGGCAAAAGGAGGTCGACTGGATGGCGCTGCACGGGATTAACATGCCGCTGGCCATTACCGGCGAAGAATACACCTGGCTGGAAGTGTACAAAGACATGGGTTTCACTGAAAACGAGCTGAAAGATTTTTTCAGTGGTCCCGCCTATTTTGGTTGGTTTTGGATGGGAAATCTGGATGGATGGGGCGGGCCCTTGCCATTAAAATGGATGGAAAGCCATAAGGCATTACAGCAGCAAATCGTCAAAAGAGAGCGGGAGCTCGGAATGAAACCGGTTTTACCGGCTTTTACAGGGCATGTTCCTGCTGCTTTTAAAAACAAATTCCCGAAAGCGCAATTGAAAGCAACTAACTGGACAAATGGCTTTGGCGATACCTATATCCTGGATTCGCAGGATCCGCTTTTTGCAGAAATCGGAAAGAAATTCCTGGATAAGCAAACAGCGCTTTATGGCACTGACCATTTATATTCTGCCGATACTTTTAACGAAAACGAACCGCCTACCGATGATCCTGAATATTTATCGAAACTAAGTGAAAGGATTTACGATGGTATGCGGCAGGCTGACCCAGACGCCATATGGGTAATGCAGGGCTGGCTCTTTTACAGCGACAGAAAGTTTTGGAAAGCGCCGCAGATTGAAGCGCTGCTTAATGCGGTTCCGGACGATAAAATGATTCTGCTGGATCTGGCCGCTGAAATTGAACCGGTCTGGAAAAGAACGGGCGCTTTTTATGGTAAACCCTGGATTTGGAATATGCTCAATAATTTTGGTGGTAATGTCAATTTGTTTGGTAGGATGGAGGGTGTTGCCAGCGGCCCTGCGCAGGCCTGGGCTGACCCGGATAGAAAACGGCTGGAAGGGATCGGTTTGACGATGGAAGCTATTGAGCAAAATCCGGTCATGTATGAGCTGATGATGCAGCACACCTGGCAAACAACACCGATTGACCTGGATGACTGGCTCAAAAAATATGCAAGAAACAGGTACGGTAAGGATGACCCGGATCTTGTAGAAGCTTGGCAGATTTTAAGAAAAACAGTATATAATGGAAAGGAAATCCGTGATGGTGCAGAGTCGATTGTCACTGGCAGGCCAACCCTGGATTCGACCACAGTGTGGACCAGAACGAAATTGAATTATGCGCCGGAAGATCTTCTGCCGGCCTGGGACCTATTCATCAAAGCTGCAAATAAAGGTGCAAAGACTGATGGGTTCAGCTATGACCTGGTAGATGTTTCAAGGCAGGTCCTGGCCAATTATGCATTGGCTGTTCAAAAAAAATGGGTAACTGCATTCAGAAAAAAAGACCGAATCGCTTTCAAAAAGTACAGCAGGGAATTTATTGATTTGATCAGCGATATGGATCTACTGCTGGCAACCAGAAAAGACTTCCTGCTCGGGCCATGGATTTCCGATGCGAGAAAATGGGGCGGGAACGCAGAAGAAAAAGCACTGTACGAACAAAATGCCAGGGATTTGATCACGCTGTGGGGAGACGCCAACAGCCCTTTGCATGAATATTCAAACCGACAATGGAGTGGACTTCTGAGTGATTTTTATAAAGTTCGCTGGCAAAAGTTTTTTGCAATGCTGAACATGGCGTTGCAAGACGGATCTGAGCCCGACTTCAAATCATTTGAAAAAAACATATCATTATGGGAATGGCGATGGGTTAATGAACAGAAATCTTTTCCGGTTACAGCAAAGGGGAATAGCGCGGAAACGGCTATAAAACTGCATGCGAAGTATCATCAGCAAATCAGTCGGGACTACAAAAAAGTAATACACTGA
- a CDS encoding response regulator, with translation MATNRFYQKTKDDPHGLKNLWEKEFEEKALWGNRIFCFTFLVCYPLTSILYYLNGNPHYQSIFLIQITCSSLVAMIIFLHFTGKINSQNASFLSRILLVIFHAFILARFETIYYNDLSINLTLQLIFSIWVLRWKFTYALVSSVATILFFSLALYINGGWEALILFIQEGGFFYFLGQIVFPLVLQMRYNKQYREFTYFHSLQRQNKELEKQNQLVRAAMQAKSDFLSTMSHEIRTPLNGIVGIIHLMLQEDLRTDFQRELVGTLKFSSDHLMAVVNDVLDFNKINSNHVKLAREPFNLSIFLKNLEKTFIPRAQEKKLDLIFEIDPALPAHLIGDQVRLNQIITNLIHNAVKFTEKGFVKLAVKELERDESQIALQFEISDSGIGIPSEDQSSIFEIFVQSSTEAKRGNRGTGLGLAITKELLRLFESEIKLESQQGQGSRFSFRINFAYSDHQLAEEKPVGVRVNLPEARVLVVDDNAVNLLFVTNLLKKVGLHSDKAENGCEAVERFNNNHYDLILMDLKMPVMNGFEATQIIRAQGSQVPVIALTASAFTDEREKALSSGFSEYLVKPFLPKEFYDTIFTFLRTEEQSNN, from the coding sequence GTGGCAACAAATCGTTTTTATCAAAAGACAAAAGATGATCCACACGGCTTGAAGAATCTTTGGGAAAAAGAATTCGAAGAAAAAGCCTTATGGGGGAACAGGATATTCTGTTTCACATTTTTGGTTTGTTATCCACTAACCTCCATCCTTTATTACCTTAACGGCAACCCCCACTATCAGTCTATTTTCCTGATACAAATTACCTGTAGCAGCCTGGTGGCAATGATCATTTTCCTGCATTTCACAGGGAAAATAAATAGTCAGAATGCTTCTTTTCTCAGCCGGATTTTGCTGGTAATTTTTCACGCGTTTATCCTGGCCCGTTTTGAAACCATATACTACAACGATCTGAGTATCAACCTCACCCTGCAGCTGATATTTTCGATCTGGGTGCTGCGCTGGAAGTTTACCTATGCCCTGGTCAGCTCGGTAGCGACAATCCTATTTTTTTCGCTTGCACTTTATATCAATGGAGGATGGGAGGCTCTGATTCTTTTCATACAAGAGGGAGGTTTCTTCTACTTTCTGGGACAAATTGTCTTCCCATTGGTTTTGCAAATGCGTTACAACAAGCAGTATCGCGAGTTTACTTATTTTCACAGCCTTCAGAGGCAAAACAAAGAGCTGGAAAAGCAAAACCAGCTGGTCAGAGCGGCCATGCAGGCTAAATCCGATTTCCTATCTACGATGAGCCATGAGATCAGGACTCCATTGAATGGGATCGTAGGAATTATTCACCTGATGCTTCAGGAGGATTTACGAACTGATTTCCAAAGGGAACTGGTCGGGACTTTGAAGTTTTCATCCGATCATCTAATGGCGGTAGTCAATGATGTTCTTGATTTCAATAAAATCAATTCCAATCATGTCAAGCTTGCAAGGGAGCCGTTTAACCTTTCCATTTTTCTTAAGAACCTTGAAAAAACATTTATTCCGAGAGCCCAGGAAAAGAAGCTGGATTTGATTTTTGAAATCGATCCGGCTCTGCCTGCCCATTTGATAGGCGATCAGGTACGGCTTAATCAAATCATTACCAATTTGATTCACAATGCAGTTAAGTTTACGGAAAAAGGATTTGTAAAGTTGGCTGTCAAGGAACTCGAAAGGGATGAAAGTCAGATAGCATTACAGTTTGAAATCAGCGATTCGGGAATTGGCATTCCGTCGGAAGATCAGTCTTCTATTTTTGAGATCTTTGTACAAAGCAGTACAGAAGCCAAGCGCGGCAATCGCGGCACCGGACTCGGGCTAGCTATCACGAAAGAACTTTTACGGCTTTTTGAAAGTGAAATCAAATTAGAAAGTCAGCAGGGGCAAGGATCACGCTTTTCCTTTCGAATTAATTTCGCGTATTCCGATCACCAACTGGCAGAGGAAAAGCCCGTGGGCGTGAGAGTTAACCTCCCGGAAGCCCGTGTTCTGGTCGTAGACGATAATGCCGTTAATTTATTGTTTGTCACGAATTTGCTCAAAAAAGTGGGTTTGCATTCTGACAAGGCCGAAAATGGCTGTGAAGCGGTTGAAAGGTTTAATAACAACCACTATGACCTGATATTGATGGATCTTAAGATGCCTGTAATGAATGGTTTCGAAGCGACACAGATCATTCGTGCCCAGGGCTCTCAGGTACCCGTCATCGCGCTAACGGCTTCCGCCTTTACAGACGAGCGAGAAAAGGCACTATCCAGCGGATTTTCCGAATACCTTGTTAAGCCTTTTCTTCCGAAGGAATTTTACGACACCATCTTCACCTTTCTTAGAACCGAGGAGCAGAGCAATAACTGA
- a CDS encoding energy transducer TonB gives MDTLRIFKKNAQCPPGRRSGKVVISFVVNTDGSLANIEVLEWSDKEFVHSAVQVVESMPSWKPALRDQKPVRTKYNLPIVSRP, from the coding sequence GTGGATACACTTCGCATCTTTAAAAAGAATGCTCAATGTCCGCCCGGGCGACGTAGTGGAAAAGTGGTTATCTCTTTTGTGGTCAACACGGATGGGTCGCTTGCAAACATCGAAGTACTGGAATGGTCTGACAAGGAATTTGTCCACTCGGCTGTGCAGGTCGTGGAGTCAATGCCTAGCTGGAAACCGGCTTTGAGGGATCAGAAACCGGTACGCACAAAATACAATCTTCCTATTGTCTCCCGGCCATAG
- a CDS encoding cysteine hydrolase family protein gives MRKAFLIIDMQKGSFTDETPRYDSPLIIERINHIAASFRANSLPVIFIQHDGTGSGEFVPQTKEWELLDGLERDAGDIFIDKYANDVFYRSALAKKLDSLSVSELVIAGCATDFCVEATVQSALAKDFNITVAADAHTTADRPHLKAVQVIEHYNWVWKNMLSTKGSIRVVPSFAVLKELDLKSAMAGRQ, from the coding sequence ATGAGAAAAGCATTTTTGATAATCGACATGCAGAAAGGCTCTTTTACCGATGAAACCCCTCGCTATGACAGTCCACTTATAATTGAAAGAATTAACCACATCGCAGCATCTTTTCGCGCTAATTCGCTACCCGTTATATTTATCCAACATGACGGCACTGGTAGCGGTGAATTTGTCCCTCAAACAAAGGAATGGGAATTGTTAGACGGCTTAGAGAGAGACGCTGGCGACATCTTCATTGATAAATATGCCAATGATGTCTTTTACCGGTCCGCGCTTGCCAAAAAGCTAGACAGTTTATCTGTTTCCGAACTCGTTATTGCGGGCTGCGCCACCGATTTTTGTGTTGAGGCGACCGTGCAATCCGCCCTGGCCAAGGACTTTAATATAACAGTCGCTGCGGATGCCCACACGACTGCCGACAGGCCCCACCTGAAAGCAGTTCAAGTGATTGAGCATTATAACTGGGTCTGGAAAAATATGCTGTCTACCAAAGGAAGTATTCGCGTCGTTCCTTCATTTGCCGTTCTCAAAGAACTCGATTTAAAATCCGCTATGGCCGGGAGACAATAG
- a CDS encoding DMT family transporter: MDRDLPSRKTNDLNAEPLPKRRLTIQIGALILLAMTAFAANSIICRIALTQTRIDPASFTIIRILAGATTLTLIILWRKRHFRNYGSWRGAASLLIYAAAFSFSYVNLPAGTGALLLFGSVQATMVIAGLYHGEHLRTTQWAGLLLAFCGLVVLVAPGIHAPDPYSAILMAVAGIAWGFYSLFGRKLGDPLTATAGNFVKATPFLLILLPFAGSVDSKGIILALLSGSISSGMGYALWYSILPNLKAAQAASVQLSVPIIASTAAIFVLGENLTFNLAIASVAILGGIGFVILGRGN, encoded by the coding sequence ATGGACAGAGATCTGCCATCCCGAAAAACTAATGATTTGAATGCAGAGCCCCTGCCTAAACGGCGGCTAACCATTCAGATTGGCGCGCTAATACTATTGGCTATGACCGCTTTTGCCGCCAATTCGATAATTTGCCGAATCGCTCTAACCCAAACGAGGATAGATCCTGCCAGCTTCACCATTATTCGTATTCTAGCCGGTGCAACGACGCTCACACTGATCATATTATGGCGTAAACGACACTTTCGAAATTATGGCAGTTGGCGCGGCGCGGCCAGTCTCTTGATTTATGCGGCTGCATTTTCTTTTTCCTACGTGAACCTGCCGGCCGGAACCGGGGCTTTACTCCTATTTGGTTCTGTGCAAGCAACAATGGTCATTGCCGGTTTGTATCACGGCGAGCATTTACGGACGACACAATGGGCCGGTTTGCTGCTGGCATTTTGTGGTTTGGTCGTTCTGGTTGCGCCTGGCATTCACGCGCCCGATCCGTATAGCGCTATACTGATGGCAGTTGCAGGAATAGCATGGGGTTTCTATTCGCTTTTCGGAAGAAAGTTAGGGGATCCCCTCACTGCTACTGCTGGCAATTTCGTTAAGGCCACGCCATTTCTATTGATACTTCTTCCTTTCGCTGGCTCCGTTGATTCCAAAGGAATCATCCTGGCACTCCTGTCCGGTAGCATTAGTTCAGGCATGGGATACGCTTTGTGGTACAGTATTCTGCCAAACTTAAAAGCCGCTCAGGCAGCATCCGTACAACTATCTGTACCTATCATTGCCTCAACAGCGGCCATTTTCGTTTTGGGTGAAAATCTTACTTTCAATCTTGCGATTGCCTCCGTTGCCATTCTGGGTGGTATTGGATTTGTTATCCTGGGGCGAGGCAACTAA
- a CDS encoding NAD-dependent epimerase/dehydratase family protein — MKVLVTGAAGFIGFHLVKKLIKEGHQVVGIDNINDYYSVQLKLDRLSQVGIDVAQIDSHHPVLSSVSSFQFIKMDLLDMDQLLDLFEEHHFDCVINLAAQAGIRYSLENPRSYLKSNVEGFFNILECCRLHPPGKLVYASSSSVYGLNTEQPFATIQKSETPINVYAATKKTNELLAHTYSHLYDLTTVGLRFFTVYGPWGRPDMAPFLFADAIEAGKAINVYNHGEMKRDFTYIDDIVGGINAVLKSDLPHKYQVYNIGNGKPVNLLHFIKCLESSFGKKAEINLKDMIPGDIVSTWADTDELEAVSGHRATTNIEDGVDSFVKWYREYNQ; from the coding sequence ATGAAGGTTTTAGTGACAGGAGCAGCAGGTTTTATTGGCTTCCATCTTGTAAAAAAACTAATTAAGGAAGGGCATCAGGTCGTTGGTATCGATAATATAAATGATTACTATTCCGTACAGTTAAAGCTTGACAGGCTTAGCCAAGTCGGTATTGACGTTGCCCAAATAGATTCTCACCATCCTGTTTTAAGTTCGGTTTCGAGCTTTCAGTTTATCAAAATGGACCTGCTGGATATGGACCAATTACTGGACCTGTTCGAAGAGCATCATTTCGATTGTGTGATCAATTTGGCTGCCCAGGCGGGAATACGGTACAGTTTAGAAAACCCCCGCAGCTATTTGAAATCCAATGTTGAAGGGTTTTTCAATATTTTGGAATGCTGCCGCCTGCATCCTCCCGGAAAACTTGTTTACGCCAGTAGTTCGAGTGTTTACGGTTTGAACACCGAGCAGCCTTTCGCGACAATTCAAAAATCCGAGACGCCTATTAACGTTTATGCTGCTACCAAGAAAACCAATGAGTTGCTGGCTCATACATATAGTCATTTGTACGATCTGACCACGGTCGGGCTTCGTTTTTTTACGGTTTACGGTCCTTGGGGGCGTCCGGACATGGCCCCGTTTTTGTTTGCAGACGCGATAGAGGCCGGAAAGGCCATTAATGTCTATAATCATGGAGAAATGAAGCGGGATTTTACGTATATAGACGATATTGTGGGAGGGATCAATGCGGTACTAAAATCAGATCTGCCCCACAAGTACCAGGTCTATAACATCGGAAACGGCAAGCCTGTGAATCTGCTGCATTTCATCAAGTGTCTGGAAAGCTCTTTTGGCAAAAAAGCAGAAATCAATTTAAAAGATATGATCCCGGGCGATATTGTCTCCACTTGGGCTGATACTGATGAGCTGGAAGCAGTTTCGGGTCATCGCGCCACTACCAATATTGAAGATGGCGTCGATTCTTTTGTCAAATGGTACCGGGAATACAATCAATAA
- the fahA gene encoding fumarylacetoacetase, whose translation MKPSWLTISEHSDFSIHNLPFGVFSRTHALPVAGVAIGDYIIDLAQAYDKGVFPEYPLKENVFRKPFLNDFISLGRTFSGYVRIVLQQSLQDPDSLLKKLANSLIVRQSDVQLHIPLKVGNYTDFYSSQEHATNVGKLFRPDDPLFPNWKHMPVAYHGRASSIVVSGTAIQRPSGQISKDAAGAPTFAPTRSLDYELELAFVVGKDSQLGRPVPIDLAEEHIFGALLFNDWSARDIQRWEYQPLGPFTSKNFASSISPWIVTMEALEPFRTEPPVQSPMPLPYLIHSGRKGFDLHLSVAIKPSGDQEYRVSQTNSDHLYWNISQQVAHHTITGCNLNVGDLLATGTISGPEHHSAGCLLEATAGGKEPIYLSDKVVRRFLEDGDEVIIRGYGQKGDIRVGFGELKGIIRD comes from the coding sequence ATGAAACCATCGTGGCTTACTATTTCGGAGCACTCAGATTTTTCAATCCATAATCTACCTTTCGGGGTTTTCAGCAGAACGCATGCGCTCCCCGTGGCAGGTGTGGCCATCGGGGATTATATTATTGATCTGGCCCAGGCATACGACAAAGGGGTTTTTCCCGAATATCCATTGAAAGAAAACGTTTTCCGAAAACCTTTTCTCAACGATTTCATCTCACTGGGCCGCACGTTTTCCGGGTATGTCCGCATTGTTTTACAGCAAAGCTTACAGGATCCTGATTCGTTATTAAAAAAACTGGCCAACAGTCTGATCGTCAGACAAAGTGATGTGCAGCTGCATATACCCTTGAAGGTCGGCAACTACACCGATTTTTATTCCAGCCAGGAGCATGCGACCAATGTAGGAAAACTGTTCAGGCCAGACGATCCGCTGTTTCCGAATTGGAAACATATGCCCGTCGCCTATCATGGACGCGCTTCCTCCATTGTCGTTTCCGGCACCGCCATTCAGCGACCCAGCGGGCAAATCAGCAAAGACGCGGCTGGTGCCCCCACCTTTGCGCCAACACGCTCACTGGACTATGAGCTTGAACTTGCCTTCGTAGTAGGGAAAGACTCGCAACTCGGCAGGCCTGTTCCGATTGATCTCGCCGAAGAGCACATTTTTGGTGCGCTGCTATTTAATGACTGGTCCGCCCGAGATATCCAGCGGTGGGAATACCAGCCCCTGGGGCCATTTACTAGTAAAAACTTTGCTTCCAGTATTTCTCCCTGGATCGTTACCATGGAAGCCTTAGAGCCATTTCGTACGGAGCCGCCGGTTCAGTCGCCCATGCCACTACCCTACCTGATCCATTCCGGTAGAAAAGGATTTGACCTTCATCTCTCCGTTGCAATCAAGCCCTCTGGCGATCAGGAGTACCGGGTATCTCAAACCAATTCAGACCATTTGTACTGGAACATCAGCCAACAGGTTGCGCATCATACCATTACGGGCTGTAACCTGAACGTGGGCGACTTGCTGGCCACCGGGACCATCAGCGGACCGGAACATCACAGTGCAGGATGTCTTTTGGAAGCCACGGCAGGAGGCAAGGAACCCATTTACCTCTCAGACAAAGTCGTGCGCAGATTTTTGGAAGACGGTGATGAGGTCATTATTCGTGGATATGGTCAAAAAGGGGATATCCGGGTAGGTTTTGGTGAATTAAAGGGGATAATCAGAGATTAG
- the phhA gene encoding phenylalanine 4-monooxygenase has translation MDQAYHQYTKADHHMWRQLFERQMKILPSIASSAYLDGIQKVGFVAGHIPNFETETNPLLSALTGWEVYVVPGLIPHKEFYSHLFARQFPASSWLRKPEQIDYLEEPDMFHDTFGHVPLLSNQAFCDFILHLSAVALRFIDNEEVLQRISRLYWYTVEFGLIHEQDTLKIYGGGIISSAGESIYCLGNQVRKIDFDLELVLNTPYHIDRYQDYYFVIQSYDQLYDSVTGLEEALGAFAKH, from the coding sequence ATGGATCAGGCTTATCATCAATACACCAAAGCTGATCACCACATGTGGCGGCAGCTTTTTGAGCGGCAAATGAAAATTTTGCCCAGCATCGCCAGCAGTGCTTATCTGGATGGAATCCAAAAAGTGGGGTTTGTTGCTGGCCACATTCCCAATTTTGAAACGGAGACAAATCCATTGCTATCCGCTTTGACTGGCTGGGAAGTGTACGTAGTGCCCGGCCTGATCCCGCATAAAGAATTCTATTCGCATCTCTTTGCGCGACAGTTTCCGGCCTCTAGCTGGCTTAGAAAACCCGAACAGATTGATTACCTGGAAGAGCCCGACATGTTTCATGACACTTTTGGGCATGTTCCGCTTTTGAGCAATCAGGCCTTTTGCGATTTCATCTTACATTTGAGCGCGGTGGCACTGCGGTTTATTGACAATGAAGAAGTTCTGCAACGCATTTCGCGTTTATATTGGTACACCGTAGAATTCGGATTGATCCACGAGCAGGATACTTTGAAAATTTATGGGGGAGGAATTATTTCTTCCGCCGGCGAGAGCATTTACTGTCTGGGTAACCAGGTCCGCAAGATCGATTTTGACCTGGAACTGGTACTGAACACGCCCTATCATATCGACCGCTACCAGGATTATTATTTTGTAATTCAATCCTACGACCAGCTTTATGATTCGGTAACCGGGTTGGAAGAGGCGCTGGGGGCATTTGCAAAACATTAA